The nucleotide sequence CGACCTGGGGCGGCGCCAACCCCGGCGACATCTTTCCGATCGATCAGCACTTCGCCATATTCGTGCCCACGGGCGCAGCGGTGAACCCGATCTCCAAGACAAGTTGGGAAGGCAAGGGCGTTCAGCCCGATGTTGCCGTCAACCCGGTTACTGCGCTGGAATCTGCTCGGCGCATAGCGCTCGAGAAGCTGATTGCTACCGCCTCCCCGGACCGGGCCGCCGAGTTGCGCAGCCTCATCAACGGTGGCCCTGCCCGCTGACTTCAGAGCCGTCGCTTCAACGACAAGGGTCACTCGCCATGCTCGCCCCGCGACGAACTGCCCTCGCGATCTCCGCTTGCGCCACTCTTCTCTGCGGCTGCCGCCCATATGGTTGCGACACGGACCGATGCGTGGAACAGGCAACCTACAACAGGTCGAAGCAATGCCATATCGCATACGAGGCTGGCGTGCAGGTGCGAGGTGATTCTCGCAGTCGCACCCACATCAGGGGGGATGCGAGTGTCTTGCAGAGCCAGGCCCTTAGCGAATTGAACGTGGCGCTGAAACAGGGTCGCAGGCTTGGCATGGATCGCGAGGCCATCTACCGCGACCTGGAGCGCGAGCGCCTTGCCTACCTTCGTCCATTCGCGTCGGGAACGGCGACATCGGCGCGATACGACATGTTGGTTGAGAACATCTCTCGATGCGAAGATGGGGAAGATCTCTGACGGTCTATCTGAGCGACAAGGGAAAGGGAGTGGATCGACCAACCCACCGGCAGTTTCGTGCCTGACGGCATCTGTGCACGCCGCGACGGGCGAAACCGGCGCCTGCATTTGCAACATATCGTCCGAAAGCAGCCCTTCTGCATCCGGCCACAAACGGACATGGTGAAGAAGCTGCTTATGGCTTAGCTGCGCAGTTCGGAAGGGCAAGGCGTCACTGGCCAGAACAGCTCAGCGGGAATCTGCTCTATTTCCACGATCGGCTGAGAACGTTAGATTTCCGCAGTTCAGGATGCGTCCGTAAGTAACTGTGCGACAGCCAGATGTGACAATCAAGTGTGGCGAATTTATACGAGCGCTTGGCTGACCGCAGAAAACCGATGGGCTGCCTGACTGTGCTATCTTGAGGGAGCAGCAGCAGCACGGACGGCTGGCTGCACTGCGGCTCTAACTTCGTCGTAGACTGCAATGCCAGAACCAATCCCGGCTTCGATGCTGATCGCCACCGCGAAGGGCACTCGATCGTCAAGGGCTCCAGCCTGCGCGCGGCACGCAACGCGAAGCTTCAACATCCCTCCGTCCAGGAAAGCCACCGCACTCTCTCCCTCGTAGATTCCGTGTGACAGCGTTCCACGATTGACCGCGAAATGCGTTGGCTGACCCGAAAGCCGTTCGACTGCCAGCGAGAACGCCTTGTCGCCCGCCGGTAGTAACTCCAAGGTCGCCGAGCGATACTGCTGGTGGCGCGCATGTACAGGGGTCAGCCAAGCCAAGGTCATGGTCAGTCGACGAAGCTCGGTCGACCCCTCGATTGATGGCGGGAGCGGGATATCGAACTCGTCTTGAGTGTCTTGCTCGAGGTCGCCGTAAGTGAAGAGGGTTGCGCGCTCCGCAGCACAATCCAAGACGCGGTCAATCTCCGGCCGGCCGTAGCCTAAGAATCGTGAGATGTTGTCGCGGTGTCGTTGCCAGTCTCGGCCAGCAGGACCAAACGCGCCATCCAGCTTTTCTCCAGCTTCGCCCCAGGTCGCGCCATGAACCAGTAGCGCTTTGAGGAGCACCGCCGCATGGCTGCGAGGGATGTCATAGCCGGCCTCAAGCAGCGAGTCATAAATTCGCGCTGCCGACCGGGTCAGGAGCGCGGTAGCGTTGCTCGTCCCGACCGTGCGACGCTGCATATCGAGCCTACCTGTCGCGCCGGTGTCTGGCGCCGCCGATAATTGCCCGGCGAAGGCGCCACCCCCATCCACCGCGAGCCAGACATGGCCTTCATCTTCCGACGCTCGAACGAGTTCGCGCCCGCCATCGAACAGCAAATCCGGCTTCACTGTCTGCCGGAAACCCAGCCCAACCCCTGAACTTACATTGGGAAGGCCACCATTTGGAAATGGGTCCTTTAGGTGGAAGGGATCCGCGGCCGCCGCGAATTCGTCGGCGTGCCATGCGCCAACAGCAATCGCGTTCAATCCTTCTGCTGGCGAGAGGAGCGTTCTCGCGGACTTCTCAGAATTGAGGGCCTTGATTATAGTTGCTTCGCGCGCCTCAGGCGTAGCTGCCGCCCACTCCGCCGTTGTCGCGATCTCTCGAATGGGCAACCAGCCTCGCACGTTTCCGGCGCTGATGAGGAACAACACGCGGTAGCGAAAGGAAAGCCAGTCCATCAGTCGCGCCCATGGACTTATTCTTCCCGAGAATGGACGGTTCAGATCACCCAGGGACAAGTTAATCACGCTGACGCTTGGCGCGGAAGCAGGCTCACCTCCGTCGCCCTCGAGCAGTCGGCGAACAGCGAGATAAACCACATCGAGCGGCAGCCGGTCGGGCGGCGTCGTCTCAGCGTTGCTCGCGGCGTCAAAGATCATGATGGGGCGAACGTAGAGCGGCCGTCCGAGCGGCGGCTCTCCTGCCTGCAGATCGCCATGAATGATGAGGGACGCCATGCTTGTCCCGTGCGATCGCTTCGCCGCAGGCGTGCGAGCCGCATAATCGTCGGGATCATCCAGCATTAGGCGGCCGGCCAAACGTTGATGATTGGCGACCGGCACGCCATCGAGCAACGCCGCAATGGGGTCGCCCGAGGGCGCAGGGGCGCCTTCAGCCTCCGAAACTTCGCCGTCCTGCTCCGGCTCGGCGATGGCGGCAACGGACTGCGGCCGCAGATACATGATGTCGTCGATGCGAGCGAGCGTAACGTGAGGGTTGTTGATCAACTCCTGCACGCGCTGAGGCGGGAGATCGACCAAGATGCCGTGATAGCGGATAGGCTCAATTACCGCGGCCGTCACGACCTTCCCGTCCAGCTCGGCGAGCTGTCTCTCGATGTTTGCGACCGCGCTGGCCCGCCGCTCGGCTCGTTCGTGGAACCACACTTCGACCTCAAATCGAACTGGATCGTCCGGTCGATCGGCGATGCGATCCTTCCAGTAGGCCAGGGTCTCCGGCAGGACTCGGTCCTGCGGACCCCAGGCGCGCAGATCGCTGAGCATATCGAACAGCGTGCGCCAAGGCGCGAAGCCGTAGGGCATGTCCTGACCCTGCCGGTAACGGTCCCATAGTCGCAGGATTTGCCGCAGCGCCTGCATGTCTGGCATCGCCATGTAAAGGCGCCCGCCGACCGGCTTGTCGGTGCGGACCTGCTCGCCCTGCTTGGTCGCAAGCGTGTGGAAGTCGTCGGACGGCGGAATGTCTGCATCGTCCTCGAGCAGGAACTCGAGCCCTGCGATGCGACCGACCTGGCTGTAGAAATCGCCAAGGGAGCCGGCGACCTCGAAGACGAGCGCCCGCTCCGGCGCGATTCCATCGGGATCAGCGCGCAAAGTCATACTCGCCTGCGCTGCGCTCTGCGTTGCGACGTTCCTCAGGCGATCGAATCGCGGGCCGAGCCGTTGCGACTGACGACCGAAGCCCGGCTTCGCGATCTTTGCGTTCGGGTCTACCGGGACAGGAGCACGCTTCTCGCGCTCATTACGGGTCGCCTCAGGTATCTGAAGGAGGGGTCTCTCCGCCACGTTTCTCGCTCTTCTTCTTGCCCGGTGCGCTTACGCGGGATCTCCAAACCCTCAGCTCGTGCTCGACGATCTCGTTCGGGCGACCTTCCCCCAATGACAAGATGAAGCGACGAAGGATGTTGGTGCAGAAGTCCTCGACTTCCGCGAGGCTGGATCCACGCAGGGCACGCGCCAGCTGATCCGGCGACCGTCCGAGATTGCCCGGCAAAGGACGGGCCTGAAAATACATGCTGATGAAATTTGCGATCTGGCGCTCATCTGGGGCCGGTAAATCAAGCCGCAGCTGAAAGCGTCGCCACGCTGCACGGTCGAGCAACTCGGCGTGGTTCGTAGCCGCCGCGATGATTGTCCAGCTCGGCAGATCATCCATCTGCAAAAGAAGCGAGCTGACAACACGCTTGATTTCGCCCGTCTCATGTATGTCGCCCCGCTCTTTTCCAACGACATCGAACTCGTCGAAGAATAGGACGCTTGGTGTCGTGCGCGCGAAATCGAATACACGACGAAGTCTGCTTGCCGTTTCACCGAGGAAGCTGCCGATCACAGCCTCGTAACGAACAGTCAAAAGTGGAACGCTCAGCGCTTCAGCGATCGCTTCCGCCAACGACGTCTTCCCGTTTCCGGGCGGTCCGGCGAGAAGAATGCGATGGCGTGGCTCCAGACCATGCGACCTAAGAACATCGGCGCGTCGCTGCTCCTCTATGAGCTGTTCGCACGCGTCGCGAGTCACGGTCGGGAGCAGCAGGTCAGAGAGACGACGCTGCGGAACCCGATCAACGAAAAGGTCGCGTGTTGATGGTCCTCGCTGCGTCGGTTCCATCGGCGAGCTTGAGGTCGGGGTAGTGCCGTTTGAGTGTGTGCGGAGGGCTGCAGTCAGCCGATCAGCCAGAATGGTGTGCCGCTTGGAGCGCTCGTCAGCGATTAACGCCTCAGCGGAAGTGCGCGCCAGATGACGGTCACCAGTCGCACCAGCTTTAACCAAGGCAACGATCAAATCGCTTCGAGCCATGCGCTTCTTCTTGTTCCCCGGCTTCCTCGGCTCTTCAGGCATATCGATATTTTGTGGCCCTGCCCCGGCATAATTGGGCCCGAGAAGGTCCAAATCTCACTCCGCTCGCTGGTCTTGGCGCCGCCCTTTGCTGCGCATGCCTCCGACGATGACGATCGCAGGTGAATACCCTTTGGGACGTCGGTTGCTACAATCTGCGATCCCGGCGGCGTTAGCAAGCGAAGTCGTCGCAGTATGTTGCTGCGCAGCGCTCAGATATGCCGGAAGCGACTTTAAGAGCGCTGATGCAACCTCGACTTGCCACTTAAGGCATACAGACCGCATAGTGTCGCTAGTGAGCGTCACCCCCGAAGCACTTGCCCGTCGCGTCATCGATCAGCAACTGGCAGCCGCCGGATGGTTGGTGCAGGATAGGGCGGCCATGAACCGGACCGCCGCTTTGGGAGTGGCAGTTCGCGAGTATCCGCTGTCGAGCGGCCCCTGCGATTACCTCCTATTCGTGGCTGGCAAAGCTTGTGGGGTCATCGAAGCAAAGGCTGCTGGAGCCACCCTGTCGGGAGTGGCGGAGCAGGCCCGGGGGTATCAAGCCTCACCGGAGCAGCCATTGACTAGGTGGAGCGATCCATTTCGCTTCGACTATGAAGCGTCCAGCACCGAGATCCTGTTTTCCGACCGTGTCGATCCGCTGCACCGATCCCGCCGAGTCTTCTCATTTCACCAGCCCGAGACCCTCCATGAGTGGCTGAAGTCGGGCTCGTCGCTGCGGGCCCGGCTCGCGAACCTGCCGCAGCTGATCATGGACGGGCTCCGCGACTGCCAGGTGGAGGCGATTACCGGCATCGAGGAATCGCTGGCTGCCGACCGGCCACGCGCCTTTGTCCGCATGGCCACCGGCGCCGGCAAGACCTTCACAGCTGCGACGCTGTCCTACCGTTTGCTCGCCCATGCCGATGCAAAGCGCATCCTGTTCCTGGTCGACCGGAATAACCTCGGCCGGCAGACTCTGAAGGAGTTCCAGACTTACCGTCCCCCAGAGACCGGCCGTCTGTTTACCGAACTCTACAACGTTCAGCGGCTCGGCTCAGCCGGCCTAGATCCGCCAGCAAAGGTGGTCATCTCCACCATCCAGCGCCTGTTTGCTCAGCTCACCGGCACAGAGCTGTCGGAGGAGGAAGAAGAGGCCAGCGATTTTGAGCGCGGATGGAATCCGCGGCCTCAACGAATTGAGTACAATTTTTCTATCCCGCCGGAAGCCTTCGACATCGTCATAGTCGACGAATGCCATCGCTCCATTTACGGCAACTGGCGCCAGCTCCTGGACTATTTCGATGCCCAGATCGTCGGCCTGACCGCTACGCCGACGGTCCAGACAGCGGCCTTCTTCAACGAGAACATCGTCGCCGACTACCCATACGAGCGGTCGGTCGCTGACGGGGTGAACGTGCCCTTCGAGATCTTCCGCATTCGCACCCAGATTGGCGAGCATGGCGGGCGGGTCGAGGCCGGCTATACCGTCCCCGTCCGCGATCGCCACACCCGGGCGCAGGAGTTCCGGCTGCTCGACGACGACCTGGTCTATGCGCCCCAGGACCTCGACCGAAGCGTCATTGCCCGCAATCAG is from Sphingomonas sp. LHG3406-1 and encodes:
- a CDS encoding S8 family peptidase, whose product is MRADPDGIAPERALVFEVAGSLGDFYSQVGRIAGLEFLLEDDADIPPSDDFHTLATKQGEQVRTDKPVGGRLYMAMPDMQALRQILRLWDRYRQGQDMPYGFAPWRTLFDMLSDLRAWGPQDRVLPETLAYWKDRIADRPDDPVRFEVEVWFHERAERRASAVANIERQLAELDGKVVTAAVIEPIRYHGILVDLPPQRVQELINNPHVTLARIDDIMYLRPQSVAAIAEPEQDGEVSEAEGAPAPSGDPIAALLDGVPVANHQRLAGRLMLDDPDDYAARTPAAKRSHGTSMASLIIHGDLQAGEPPLGRPLYVRPIMIFDAASNAETTPPDRLPLDVVYLAVRRLLEGDGGEPASAPSVSVINLSLGDLNRPFSGRISPWARLMDWLSFRYRVLFLISAGNVRGWLPIREIATTAEWAAATPEAREATIIKALNSEKSARTLLSPAEGLNAIAVGAWHADEFAAAADPFHLKDPFPNGGLPNVSSGVGLGFRQTVKPDLLFDGGRELVRASEDEGHVWLAVDGGGAFAGQLSAAPDTGATGRLDMQRRTVGTSNATALLTRSAARIYDSLLEAGYDIPRSHAAVLLKALLVHGATWGEAGEKLDGAFGPAGRDWQRHRDNISRFLGYGRPEIDRVLDCAAERATLFTYGDLEQDTQDEFDIPLPPSIEGSTELRRLTMTLAWLTPVHARHQQYRSATLELLPAGDKAFSLAVERLSGQPTHFAVNRGTLSHGIYEGESAVAFLDGGMLKLRVACRAQAGALDDRVPFAVAISIEAGIGSGIAVYDEVRAAVQPAVRAAAAPSR
- a CDS encoding AAA family ATPase, whose product is MDLLGPNYAGAGPQNIDMPEEPRKPGNKKKRMARSDLIVALVKAGATGDRHLARTSAEALIADERSKRHTILADRLTAALRTHSNGTTPTSSSPMEPTQRGPSTRDLFVDRVPQRRLSDLLLPTVTRDACEQLIEEQRRADVLRSHGLEPRHRILLAGPPGNGKTSLAEAIAEALSVPLLTVRYEAVIGSFLGETASRLRRVFDFARTTPSVLFFDEFDVVGKERGDIHETGEIKRVVSSLLLQMDDLPSWTIIAAATNHAELLDRAAWRRFQLRLDLPAPDERQIANFISMYFQARPLPGNLGRSPDQLARALRGSSLAEVEDFCTNILRRFILSLGEGRPNEIVEHELRVWRSRVSAPGKKKSEKRGGETPPSDT